In the genome of Entelurus aequoreus isolate RoL-2023_Sb linkage group LG08, RoL_Eaeq_v1.1, whole genome shotgun sequence, one region contains:
- the mrm1 gene encoding rRNA methyltransferase 1, mitochondrial, with protein sequence MSLFRVAFQHRRLLPVRIWTTCPSVDSRCVCYHDDTMATNRSASLRAKGHYGGQQRKHKLSSELHKLSLEDSSPERARRPKSRADSEDDAEDDAEVVFGVAPCLLALTQGRRKALGLFVKDGVGPQRASLLKVCEEARRRGVPVQRVGKTALNKMSSGGVHQGVCLQASPLSYLTEDRAPGVKSKPLWLVLDRIQDPMNLGAILRSAYFLGVDRVASGLRHSCPLTPVVSKASSGVMEVMGVHGYEDLEDMVRGKAAQGWRVVGTVAADAAEAHVPITPCSRLLMNEPTLLLIGGEGEGLSHQMIALCQTLVTIPAGRELAPGVESLNVSVATAILLHSLLTRTQERSTC encoded by the coding sequence ATGAGTTTATTCAGGGTTGCCTTTCAGCACAGGAGGTTGTTACCTGTGAGGATTTGGACCACGTGTCCATCAGTGGACTCTCGGTGTGTCTGTTACCATGACGACACGATGGCCACCAACAGAAGTGCCAGTTTGCGTGCCAAGGGCCATTATGGAGGACAGCAGCGCAAGCACAAGCTATCTTCTGAGCTTCACAAGCTGTCTCTGGAGGACTCTTCTCCTGAGAGAGCCAGAAGACCAAAGTCTCGGGCGGACTCGGAAGACGACGCGGAAGACGACGCGGAAGTTGTCTTTGGCGTCGCTCCTTGTCTCCTGGCTCTCACTCAGGGCCGCAGGAAGGCCCTTGGACTCTTTGTAAAGGACGGCGTGGGCCCTCAGCGCGCCTCCTTGTTGAAGGTGTGCGAGGAGGCGCGTCGGCGTGGAGTCCCGGTCCAGCGGGTCGGCAAGACGGCCTTAAACAAGATGTCTTCCGGTGGTGTCCATCAAGGAGTTTGTCTGCAAGCTTCTCCACTCAGCTACCTGACCGAAGACCGGGCCCCCGGCGTCAAGTCCAAACCTCTCTGGCTGGTCCTGGACAGGATTCAAGACCCCATGAACCTGGGGGCCATCTTGCGCTCGGCATACTTCCTGGGCGTCGACCGAGTGGCGAGCGGTCTTCGCCACAGCTGCCCTTTGACCCCCGTGGTCAGCAAGGCCAGCTCGGGCGTGATGGAGGTGATGGGCGTGCACGGCTACGAAGACCTGGAGGACATGGTCCGGGGCAAGGCGGCGCAGGGCTGGCGGGTGGTGGGCACGGTGGCGGCGGACGCGGCGGAGGCGCATGTTCCCATCACGCCATGTTCCCGCCTCCTGATGAACGAGCCCACGCTGCTGCTGATTGGAGGAGAAGGCGAAGGACTGTCCCACCAGATGATCGCTTTGTGCCAAACGCTGGTGACCATTCCAGCGGGGAGAGAGCTGGCGCCTGGCGTGGAGTCGCTCAACGTGTCCGTCGCCACCGCCATCCTGCTGCACTCGCTGCTGACCAGGACCCAGGAGCGCTCCACTTGTTGA
- the chmp2a gene encoding charged multivesicular body protein 2a: MDFLFGKRKTPEELLKQNQRALTRAMRELDRERSKLEQQEKKIIADIKKMAKQGQMDAVKIMAKDLVRTRRYVKKFIMMKANIQAVSLKIQTLKSNNSMAQAMKGVTKAMATMNRQLKLPQIQKIMMEFERQSEIMDMKEEMMNDAIDDAMGDEDDEDESDAIVSQVLDELGLTLSDELSNLPSTGGNLSLAGGKKAEPQAALADADADLEERLNNLRKD; the protein is encoded by the exons ATGGACTTCCTGTTTGGGAAGCGAAAGACCCCTGAAGAGTTGCTGAAGCAGAACCAGAGGGCGCTCACTCGGGCCATGAGGGAGTTGGACCGAGAGAGAAGCAAACTGGAGCAGCAGGAGAAGAAGATTATCGCCGACATCAAGAAAATGGCCAAGCAGGGTCAGATG GACGCCGTCAAGATCATGGCCAAGGACTTGGTGCGCACAAGACGCTACGTGAAGAAGTTCATCATGATGAAGGCCAACATCCAAGCCGTCAGCCTGAAGATCCAGACCCTCAAGTCCAACAACAGCATGGCGCAGGCGATGAAGGGCGTCACCAAAGCCATGGCCACCATGAACAGACAG CTCAAACTGCCTCAGATCCAGAAGATCATGATGGAGTTTGAGCGCCAGAGTGAGATCATGGACATGAAGGAGGAGATGATGAACGACGCCATCGACGACGCCATGGGGGACGAAGACGACGAGGACGAGAG TGACGCCATCGTGTCCCAGGTCCTGGACGAGCTCGGTCTCACGCTCAGCGACGAACTCTCAA ATCTCCCGTCGACCGGTGGAAATCTCTCTTTGGCCGGAGGGAAGAAGGCGGAGCCTCAAGCGGCTCTCGCCGACGCGGACGCCGACCTGGAGGAGCGACTCAATAACCTGCGCAAAGACTGA